Within the Erigeron canadensis isolate Cc75 chromosome 6, C_canadensis_v1, whole genome shotgun sequence genome, the region AAAGAGAGAGCTCATGTAATCTCGTAAGTAGTCCAATGCTTTTAGGCAAGCCCCCACTCAAGTGATTTGCAGAAAGTTGAAGTTCTTCAAGCATTGACATTTGTCCAGTACTTTCGGGTATGCTCCCACTTAATTGATTCCTTGAAAGATCGAGCACTCTTAGAGAAGATAAGCCACCAAGTTAGCGGGGTATTGGACCAGACAATTGATTCATTGAAAGATCGAGCACTCTTAGAGATGATAGGCCACCAAGTGAGTGAGGTATTGGACCAGACAATTGATTCATTGAAAGATCGAGCACTCTTATAGATGATAGGCCACTAAATAAGAGAGGTATTGGACCAGACAATTGATTTGATGAAAGCTCGATGGAAGAAAGAGAGCTCAAGGTCCCAATAAAATCGGATATTCGGCCATGGAAGTTGTTTTTCTCAAGGTTTAGATGCTCAAGGCTACTAAGGTTTGATAACCAAACCGGAAAACTGGAGTTGATAACATTAAAAGAGAGATAAAGTGAATTAAGATATGTGAAATTGATGAATTTTATGGAGGAGAAATTGATGTCACACGAGGCCAAGTTCAGTGTAAGCAAAGAAGGTAACATATTAACTGGATGGAACGAATCAATATGGTTACCGATTGTTATCCCTGAGAAATCCAAATGCTTTAAAGATGACAACAAAGACACCCACTGTAGATCATCCTTGACCATCAACGAAACGTCATACGAGAGAGGTACCATGTCGTACCTATATAAGAGATGGAGATCAAGATACTCTAACCTTGAGAGATTTCCTAGATGAGGGGGGGACTACACCACTAAAACCTGAGAAAAAGAGGTTTAGGTATTCCAAATATTTGAATGACCCAAAGAATTCAGGAATATTTTGCCCCGTGAAATTGTTCATGCTCATGTCCAAGTAACGCAAATACTTCAAGTTGAGTAATGAAGGACTAACCTTACCTTTCAGCCAGCCCCTCCTTGTGTCTGATGATATATAGTAGTCAATGAAAGATAATGGAGATCGAAGATCAAGTTTGACCACATGACCATTTCTCCTATCACACTCAACTCCCTCCCACTCACAACACTTTTCTCCCGTCCATGTTGACAGACGATTTGATTCATCCGTAAGGCCTTGTTTGAATACAAGCAGTGATTGTCGCTCCCTTGGGATGCATGTGATGTTTGAGGAATTTGTGACCATGATGTTGCTACTGATTGCGTTATATGTTTGAAAGAACGGGAATAATGTAAAAATGAGAAGAAAAGTGGTTTCCATTTTGTAGTAATTAAGATGGAGTACACCACTAAGAAGGTGGGGTGTATTATATATACTACACCACGCCTTGGAATTGGAATTATGAATTGTAGACATGGAAATTGTCAACTGTACATGAATCACAAAACGTCATGATCATTAATTCAACAGTAGACTTTCCTGATAATTATGACCAGAGGCTGCCACTGTTTGGATTTTGTTCTATTGACCTGCAAAACGAATTAATTCCAACCtcctaactaataataataattatttgggACATACTCCTTTATCTCTTATACAAAAGTCAAAAGATAATAAGACCGTCATATATCAAAAATGTAATCTCGTGGGATAGGTAAGGGACCTTAGTTGCCAAGAAGATATTTATGAAAGCAAGGATTGTTAGTCTCTGTTCATGACTTTCAACTTGCTTCTGAATCCAAACAGCGAAAAGTTATTGTACTCTACAAAATTAGCATTTGGAAGAAATTAAACAATATccaaactttttgatcatgGGAGATCCTGAATTTTACATCATTTCAGGAAGAGAGGTCTTTATAAGATTCAACTGAAgtatcaaaatatttttgagtgGGACGTTAAGTGTGATCCTTAACGAAAGGAACCACAAAACTGCAAAGAGCGGAAAAGAAACCGATTAAAAAGCAACAATGTGTCACCTATCTAAATGGTCTTCAAATTTTCTTTGTTGAGCATGAAAAGTTCTTTACTTTGCCACTAAGAAACTGAGCATTGAACTGAAGAGAAAGAATATTAGGAGGTTACAATGTGTTAGTATGCAAATGTTAAAAGGGATCAAATGTGAATTTGAAATGTGATGATTAAAATCCCATTCAATTCTGTTATGTATCTAACTttgatagaaagaaaaaaactatgtTTAAACTTTAATCTAATGACCTTGGAATTTCACTAATAATAATTCGATACAAGGTTTTAATCGTAACTctcaaattcaaaatattaatttaaacatgttcTGTAAAATTAAGAGTTCATGCAATATGCCAAGATGACAAGGGTGGAGTGTTTGCATacttccaagtatctttcattACTGCGGGGGAGTACCTATCGCCGTTCACAGCTGCAGAAATCAATTCAATTTAACACATTTCTTCCGTTGTTAGTTTTACAAAAATGGATCCAATATTTTGCTTGAGGTTCTCGATTTTGGTTGTACCAGGTATGGGTGATACGTCGTCTCCTTGGTGTAGAAGCCAAGCCAATGATAGCTGAGATGGGGTGCATCCCGTCTTTCTTGCCAGTTCATTCACCCTTTCAAAAACAATCTTATTGTGCTCTAGGTTTTCGCCTTGAAACTTTGGTAGACTCTGCAAAAGATGATAAGTTATAAAGTCTGCCAACGGTAACATAAGCTCACATTTTCACAGAGAATGATAGATGAGGCATGTTATAAGTACCCACCCTTTGGAAGTCATTGCTTGCAAAGTTTTCAACTACCTTTGGACCCTTTGAGAAAAATCCCTTTCCTAGAGAGCTAAATGGGACTATCCCAATTCCAAGTTATCTGCAAACAATCGGATTTTAAGCTAAATGTGTAATAAGCATGAGCTAAAGCTGTCTGAAAGCTAACTAAAACACCTGTCACACACTTGCAAGTAGGAATAACCTCTTCTTCTGCATCTCTTGTCCACAAGGACCATTCCAGCTGGACAGCGGTAATTGGATGAACTGCGTGTGCCCGTCTGATAGTTTCTGGTGACGCTTCAGAGAGAcctatgtattttattttgccTTCCTCAACTAGTTCTTTCAATGATCCCACCTAGTAACAAAATGTCAGAATGAGAAACTCTTTATTTagcatacatatattatatagtttcattagTAGTTATTATGAGGGATACCGTAACTTCAATGGGGATGCTTGTATGGATACGATGAACATAATAAAGATCAATACAGTTGACTCCAAGTTGTTTCAAGCTAGCATTACAAGCTTCCTTCACATATGCTGGATCGCCGCTCACCTCCATCCCTTTATCGCCTGAGAGTGACTTAATGCCGAACTTGGTAGCCAATTGCACTTTTTGTCTCATATACTCACCTTGCCGataatgataatatttgtgaCAGGACCATACATCCTAAACGAATTGCCGATACATCCTAAACCAATTGCCGAGACCTCAAAACCTTGCGACCCCAGCTTTCTTTTAGGCCCCACTATCGGTTCTTCCATTATCTCCCATACACAGTAAAAACAGATGTAGAAAAGGTAGCATCTGATAAATTATATACTAGTATAAAGGAAGATAGCACATGAGagattattttaatacttgCAGGGAAACTTTCACGCAATGCATCTAGCTGAAAAATACCtaaatctctaataaaagataataaccAACTATCAATAAATGAAAGGAGGCATAAAAGAATTACCTGTGTTGAAAAACAGTCGTAAAGAGACGAAGTTCTCCAGAAAACTCAGTCAACTTACCTTCCATAATCTCAATTGGCATGCTTTGAGACTCAATTTGTTTACTTTGTTCTACAGTTTTCCTACTTTGAGAGCATAAAACAGTTTTCCTACTTTGTTCTtcggtttttaattttttaactttcacTTCTCATCACAACTAAATTTCGCTACTTGGGACTTTGTCACTCCAGCCCCTTGACGTCTACGAGCTCTTCTAGCCTTATCAGGTCCTAAGAGTTTATTCATAACAATGCTTTTCTGTTTCTGGGCACTTTTCAGGAGTTCAGAATTGTTGCTGGCCTCATACTTTGATAGGGTGCAAGACTGCAAGTCTAGACTACTTCAATTAAgaatttaataaactaattatctAGATTTTAGTAGTTAGTTAAAATTACTAAAATCGTGACCGTTTGGCACATTACCAATGCTCTAAAGTTTAGTAGTTGCTAACAAAATCTATGTTTGTTTCTACGGTTTCAAAGGAATTAGTATCAATAACAGATTCACACACAAAACAtaaaagttttaacttttaagcaGCGTCTTGACATATTTAGGATTAGAAATTCTAAAATGGTATACAAACATGATTATACCAACAGTTATTCACCAGTCCGCACTCCAAAGAAAAGTCCGAGTATGCCTATAAATTTAATGTGTACGCAAAAGAGCATGTTATTTCCACGATGACAAAGGTGGAGTCGCCACATTTGAAAGAGCCAGGATTTTGGGAGGTAATCTTTTGCCCTTGAAAGCATTAGTTGAGGCAATAGACTTGAGCTCAATTTGGTCCGCTGGTGAGAGTTTGACTGACAAAGCTCCAATGTTCTGGTTCAAGTGCTCCAGCTTTGAGGTACCTGGAATGGGACACACATCGGGTCCTTGGTGCAGAAGCCACGCCAATGCCAACTGAGACGGGGAGCAGCCCTTCTTCTGAGCAATATCACTAATCCGCTTGAACAAGTTATTGTTGTGTGCGAGATTTTCCCCTTGAAATTTTGAATCCCATTGCTGGAGATGCAGAAAAAATCAAGAATCAATACCAATAATAAAACTACCAGCATTCGTAAAACTATCCTAAATTGTGATGGTTGTTTCTGCAGTTTTGGATGGAAGTGTTCTATATATCGTCTATTGGGATTCAAAATGTTAACTTGCTAAATGAAAAGTCTGTTACTTCCATGTTACTCATAGAACACAAACCTTCCGAAAATCAGAATCTGGCAGACCCTCGAAAAACTTGGCACCAGAAGTAAAAAATCCACTTCCGAGAGGCGAATATGGAACAATTCCAATACCTAGTTCTCTGAAAATCATACATCATTTAATCAACAAGAACATGTATTATCCATCAACCAAGGGTTCTTTTCATTGAGGACAAAGCATGCTAAATAAATAACTAGACTGCACATCTACAGATTAACAACTGGTATCAAGATTTGGTTGTATATGACTCTGGCTATGGCTTACCTGCAAGTCGGAATTATCTCTTTTTCCTGGTCTCTGGTCCATAACGACCACTCTATCTGTAGAGCAGTGATTGGATGA harbors:
- the LOC122602916 gene encoding auxin-induced protein PCNT115-like isoform X2 is translated as MSSTRVRMIKLGSQGMEVYALGLGCVGLSASAYGPPKPEQDMIKIIHHAVNSGVTHLDSSDYYGSNHNEILIGKALKGLERGSGQLATKFGIKSFEGDCDIRGDPEFVRASCEASLKRLDVDYIDLYYVHRIDARVPIEITMGELKKLVEEGKIRYIGLSNASPSMIRRAHAIHPITALQIEWSLWTRDQEKEIIPTCRELGIGIVPYSPLGSGFFTSGAKFFEGLPDSDFRKQWDSKFQGENLAHNNNLFKRISDIAQKKGCSPSQLALAWLLHQGPDVCPIPGTSKLEHLNQNIGALSVKLSPADQIELKSIASTNAFKGKRLPPKILALSNVATPPLSSWK
- the LOC122602916 gene encoding probable aldo-keto reductase 4 isoform X1, whose protein sequence is MVGGVRMIKLGSQGMEVYALGLGCVGLSASAYGPPKPEQDMIKIIHHAVNSGVTHLDSSDYYGSNHNEILIGKALKGLERGSGQLATKFGIKSFEGDCDIRGDPEFVRASCEASLKRLDVDYIDLYYVHRIDARVPIEITMGELKKLVEEGKIRYIGLSNASPSMIRRAHAIHPITALQIEWSLWTRDQEKEIIPTCRELGIGIVPYSPLGSGFFTSGAKFFEGLPDSDFRKQWDSKFQGENLAHNNNLFKRISDIAQKKGCSPSQLALAWLLHQGPDVCPIPGTSKLEHLNQNIGALSVKLSPADQIELKSIASTNAFKGKRLPPKILALSNVATPPLSSWK